Proteins encoded within one genomic window of Macrobrachium nipponense isolate FS-2020 chromosome 8, ASM1510439v2, whole genome shotgun sequence:
- the LOC135223275 gene encoding protein masquerade-like, whose translation MHNFQPTGMLFLVVTSLHFVLASPGKWSWGPLHTTSLPNTFPDSRLPHAPPTIPEEEEEKGLNQETETNSKLRSLCSAGNGLDCPSGISKGVFSTGSDISSNGPPIALVQHHHFHTHTDKGAMDARSVRQSSQFPAQVEASFPHPILFGGQADFSSQSQNPLSAFAENPSLGTGQRLPQLSPSGQPFSPGSQLLGQNPTSFIGNPQQPFSEHPQPPSSHPASLPMSFPQTFPAEQRPLPLGGQFPSPIGQQLLPPNPLHVPDANLASLPENQHPLLSPDIPPYREQCQCIHPTLCGPADVVPRLLPTDPLTHLLIDPRTLGTDVLSNATDLDANEKPFADDSRANNTGSGESRLRRSTFNDTEAKTRNVQNHLLEAYHPGAFGCQESHVCCRVLFSETLQNQFGCGIRNSQGLLGRSKSPKLAKGDSEFGEHPWQAAILMDAHGESVYVCGAVLITNRHALTAAHCVNSLQSSVLKVRLGEWDVSGEIEFLEHLDVPVAEVRSHPQYYAGNLNNDISLLTLQHLVDFSSNPHISPVCLPESSEIFIGQRCYSTGWGKDSFGNGGQYQQILKEVEVPIVSHELCQEALKGTRLGPGFSLHEGMMCAGGEAKRDSCTGDGGGPLVCHSPDGIAHLAGLVSWGIGCGQLGIPGVYVNVPYYMNWILTYLKT comes from the exons ATGCATAACTTTCAGCCcacag gaATGCTCTTCCTTGTGGTGACATCTCTTCATTTCGTACTTGCCTCGCCTGGCAAATGGTCATGGGGACCCCTTCATACTACAAGTTTGCCAAACACTTTCCCTGACTCCAGGCTCCCCCATGCTCCTCCTACAATccccgaagaagaagaggagaaaggtcTGAACCAAGAAACGGAGACAAATTCCAAGTTACGAAGTCTTTGCTCTGCCGGGAATGGCTTAGAT TGCCCTTCGGGCATTTCAAAGGGAGTTTTCAGTACGGGAAGTGACATTTCCTCCAATGGCCCGCCCATCGCTTTAGTGCAGCATCACCACTTTCACACCCACACTGACAAAGGTGCCATGGATGCCAGATCTGTACGGCAGTCCAGTCAATTTCCCGCGCAGGTGGAGGCATCTTTCCCCCACCCCATCTTGTTTGGAGGTCAGGCTGATTTTTCATCTCAGTCACAAAATCCTTTGTCAGCTTTCGCAGAAAATCCTTCGTTAGGCACAGGGCAACGGCTGCCTCAATTAAGTCCTTCAGGACAACCTTTTTCTCCTGGAAGTCAGCTGTTAGGACAAAATCCAACATCCTTCATAGGAAATCCTCAGCAGCCGTTCTCAGAACATCCCCAGCCACCGTCTAGTCATCCCGCGTCATTACCGATGAGCTTTCCACAAACATTTCCCGCTGAGCAACGGCCGCTGCCTCTAGGAGGTCAGTTCCCATCACCGATTGGGCAGCAGTTATTGCCTCCGAATCCACTGCATGTGCCTGATGCAAACCTCGCATCGTTACCCGAGAACCAGCATCCCTTGCTATCACCAGATATACCCCCTTATCGAGAACAGTGCCAGTGTATCCATCCTACTCTGTGTGGCCCTGCTGACGTTGTGCCACGGTTGTTGCCTACAGACCCTCTTACCCACCTGCTGATCGACCCTCGTACGCTGGGGACTGATGTATTATCGAATGCCACAGACTTGGATGCTAACGAGAAACCCTTTGCAGATGACTCAAGAGCAAATAATACTGGCAGTGGCGAAAGTCGTTTGAGAAGAAGCACCTTCAATGATACTGAAGCAAAGACTAGGAACGTGCAAAAC CATCTATTAGAGGCCTACCACCCAGGAGCTTTTGGATGCCAAGAAAGTCACGTTTGTTGCCGAGTGCTTTTCTCAGAAACATTACAGAACCAGTTTGGTTGTGGCATTCGCAATTCGCAAGGGCTCTTGGGCAGGTCAAAGTCTCCCAAACTGGCTAAAGGAGACTCCGAGTTCGGAGAGCATCCTTGGCAGGCTGCCATTCTGATGGATGCCCACGGAGAGTCTGTCTACGTCTGTGGTGCAGTCCTTATAACCAACAGACACGCTCTCACGGCTGCCCATTGCGTGAACAG TTTGCAATCCTCCGTGCTGAAAGTTCGGCTTGGTGAGTGGGACGTGTCAGGTGAAATCGAATTTTTGGAGCATCTCGACGTCCCAGTGGCTGAGGTTCGGTCTCACCCTCAGTATTATGCTGGAAATCTGAACAATGACATTTCTCTACTTACACTGCAGCATCTAGTGGATTTCAGTAGCAA CCCCCACATATCTCCCGTATGCCTACCGGAATCATCAGAGATCTTCATTGGCCAACGCTGTTACTCAACTGGCTGGGGAAAAGACTCCTTCGGTAATGGAGGCCAGTATCAGCAAATCTTGAAGGAGGTCGAGGTGCCCATTGTCAGCCACGAGCTATGTCAAGAAGCTCTCAAGGGCACCAGGCTTGGTCCTGGCTTTTCACTTCATGAAGGAATGATGTGCGCTGGAGGAGAGGCCAAAAGGGACTCCTGTACA GGTGATGGAGGCGGGCCCCTTGTGTGCCACAGCCCAGATGGCATTGCTCATCTTGCGGGCTTGGTATCCTGGGGCATCGGCTGTGGTCAGCTGGGAATACCTGGCGTTTATGTCAACGTTCCCTATTATATGAACTGGATTCTGACTTACCTTAAAACTTAG